One window of the Crassaminicella thermophila genome contains the following:
- the rpe gene encoding ribulose-phosphate 3-epimerase yields MVKLAPSILSANFSNLLEDIKKVEDAGVDLLHIDVMDGHFVPNITIGPLVLNSIKGKTKIPFDVHLMIENPDKYIADFVKGGADIITVHIEACPHIHRTIQNIKSYGVKAAVALNPATPINSLECIFEDLDMILLMSVNPGFGGQKFISFVLEKIKQLRKIIDEKNLNIDIQVDGGIKIDNAAEVVRAGANILVAGSAIFNTDDIEETIRLFREKTSSI; encoded by the coding sequence GTGGTAAAACTTGCACCATCTATATTATCAGCAAATTTTTCAAATTTGTTAGAAGATATAAAAAAAGTAGAAGATGCTGGAGTAGACTTACTTCATATCGATGTAATGGATGGACATTTTGTACCTAATATTACAATCGGACCGTTAGTTTTAAATAGTATTAAAGGCAAAACAAAAATTCCTTTTGATGTACATTTAATGATAGAGAATCCAGATAAATATATAGCTGATTTTGTTAAAGGAGGAGCGGATATTATAACAGTTCATATAGAGGCTTGTCCGCATATTCATAGAACTATACAAAATATTAAGTCTTATGGAGTGAAAGCAGCAGTTGCTTTAAATCCTGCTACCCCAATAAATTCACTTGAATGTATATTTGAAGATTTAGATATGATTCTGTTGATGTCTGTTAATCCTGGATTTGGAGGACAAAAGTTTATTTCATTTGTATTAGAAAAAATAAAGCAACTACGAAAAATTATTGATGAAAAGAACTTAAATATAGATATTCAAGTTGATGGTGGCATTAAGATTGATAATGCAGCTGAAGTTGTAAGGGCAGGAGCAAATATATTGGTTGCAGGATCAGCAATTTTTAATACAGATGATATAGAGGAAACAATAAGGTTATTCAGAGAAAAAACGAGCAGTATATAA
- the pknB gene encoding Stk1 family PASTA domain-containing Ser/Thr kinase — protein MIGKILGNRYEIIEKIGGGGMALVYKAKCKLLNRYVAVKILRPEFTSDEEFIRSFKKESQAAASLSHPNIVNIYDVGNDDDIYYLVMEYVKGKTLKQIIKEKGPLQLEETINIGKQIALALQHAHNNHIVHRDIKPHNIMITDDGRVKVTDFGIAKAVTSSTVTNTGNVIGSVHYFSPEQARGGYIDEKSDLYSLGIVLYEMATGKVPFEGESPISIALKHIHEDIKLPSEINKNIPKALEDIILKATQKDQTKRYNSTKDICEDLEQALKQPSGSFVKIEDDDDSPTQVIPAIKDEDIKLKNSTYERKNSQKSNRTIMWSAIITAFILALIFTGGLFYLKKLFIVPEKEVPSLIGIELEEAKTNLENLGFGVEVAAEKNSDQYKKGYIIDQEPAAGKICKEGYTIKLTVSKGPKLVEVPTFINKNINEIEYLLENAGLKEGIVKYENHTLPIGVIISQSPQARKKVPKGSEVNFVVSQGPRIRFILMPSLVGQDINSAKRTIETSGLKLGNVEYRFDENVQKDIVISQSIKAGTEVEENKAINLVVSKGPEEVSQPSEEEELQMKSVSFPLFYDQAKQEEFVLKIVKIQNGISTDVYSAIHHKSKSGKEKITIKGRDKATIEIYFDNELITTKQIDFETGKIYD, from the coding sequence ATGATAGGAAAAATTTTAGGTAATAGATATGAAATTATTGAAAAAATTGGCGGCGGAGGAATGGCTTTAGTATATAAAGCAAAATGTAAGCTTTTAAACAGATATGTAGCTGTAAAAATATTAAGGCCAGAATTTACAAGCGATGAAGAATTTATCCGTTCATTTAAAAAAGAATCTCAAGCTGCTGCAAGCTTATCACATCCTAATATTGTAAATATTTATGATGTTGGAAATGATGATGATATATATTATCTTGTAATGGAATATGTAAAAGGAAAGACATTAAAACAGATTATCAAAGAAAAAGGACCTCTTCAACTTGAAGAAACAATAAATATAGGAAAGCAAATTGCACTAGCGTTGCAACATGCACATAATAACCATATTGTTCATAGAGATATTAAACCTCACAATATAATGATAACAGATGATGGGAGAGTTAAAGTTACAGATTTTGGAATTGCTAAAGCTGTAACTTCTTCGACTGTTACAAATACAGGAAATGTAATAGGTTCAGTTCACTATTTTTCACCTGAGCAAGCTAGAGGGGGATATATTGATGAAAAATCAGATTTATATTCTCTTGGAATTGTTCTTTATGAAATGGCAACAGGTAAAGTACCTTTTGAAGGAGAAAGTCCTATTTCAATTGCTCTAAAGCATATTCATGAAGATATAAAGCTTCCTTCAGAGATAAATAAAAATATACCAAAAGCATTAGAGGATATTATATTAAAGGCTACTCAAAAAGATCAAACAAAACGATACAATAGTACAAAAGATATCTGTGAAGATTTAGAACAAGCTTTAAAACAGCCATCAGGCAGTTTTGTAAAAATTGAAGATGATGATGATAGTCCTACTCAAGTTATTCCTGCTATTAAAGATGAGGATATAAAATTGAAAAATTCTACTTATGAACGAAAAAACAGTCAAAAAAGTAATCGTACTATTATGTGGAGTGCAATTATAACAGCTTTTATATTAGCACTTATTTTTACAGGTGGGCTATTTTATCTAAAAAAATTGTTTATTGTTCCAGAGAAAGAAGTTCCAAGTTTAATAGGTATAGAATTAGAAGAGGCAAAGACAAATTTAGAAAATCTTGGATTTGGTGTAGAAGTGGCTGCTGAAAAAAATAGCGATCAATATAAAAAAGGGTATATTATTGATCAAGAACCGGCTGCAGGAAAAATATGTAAGGAAGGATATACAATTAAATTGACAGTTAGTAAGGGACCTAAACTGGTAGAGGTTCCAACGTTTATAAACAAGAATATTAACGAGATAGAATATCTTTTAGAAAATGCAGGGCTAAAAGAAGGAATTGTAAAATATGAGAATCACACATTGCCTATTGGTGTAATTATTAGTCAAAGTCCACAGGCACGTAAAAAAGTACCGAAGGGTTCAGAAGTAAATTTTGTTGTTAGTCAAGGACCTCGGATACGATTTATTTTAATGCCTAGTTTGGTTGGTCAGGATATTAATAGTGCTAAAAGGACTATTGAAACATCAGGTTTGAAATTAGGAAATGTTGAATATAGATTTGATGAGAATGTTCAAAAGGATATTGTTATTTCACAAAGTATTAAAGCAGGAACTGAGGTAGAAGAAAACAAAGCGATAAATTTAGTTGTTAGTAAAGGACCTGAAGAAGTGAGTCAACCTTCAGAAGAAGAAGAATTGCAAATGAAATCTGTTTCATTTCCATTATTTTATGATCAAGCAAAGCAAGAAGAATTTGTTCTAAAAATCGTAAAAATTCAAAATGGTATTTCAACAGATGTCTATAGTGCAATTCATCATAAATCAAAAAGTGGGAAAGAAAAAATAACAATCAAAGGCAGAGACAAAGCAACAATTGAAATTTATTTTGATAATGAGTTGATAACTACTAAGCAAATAGACTTTGAAACGGGGAAGATATATGATTGA
- a CDS encoding DAK2 domain-containing protein — protein MFINGAYFLEENKRVVDELNVFPVPDGDTGTNMSLTMNAAVKEVEAVSNTIDDVVEAVANGSLMGARGNSGVILSQLFRGFAKSCKGKNKLTTVDLAHAFISASDTAYKAVMKPIEGTILTIAREIGEKAVEIAREQQYVDTFLQTLIIHAEKALNKTPSILKVLKEAGVVDAGGKGLIFILKGFYKAITGIDKSIQLSENINIEDKNLEDFTDITFGYCTEFIIKGSNIDLEEIKEKIKDFGDCMLVVGDERLAKVHIHTNNPGIIIESGLKFGELTNIKIDNMRQQHQNKVFEVIDEKIKTEMKEYGMIAVAKGEGLIDIFKDLNVDEIISGGQTMNPSTQDIKKAIDLVQAKNIFIFPNNSNIILAANQAKELSDKNIIVIPSKTIPQGISSILAYNEDLSIDENIEFMMEALKNVKTGQITYSVRDTKMNDMDIKEGDILGIIDGDIEVVCNDVEDAAYKLLESMIDEGDEILTIFYGKESDKQKASNLAKRIEVLYTDIDVEVYYGGQPLYYYIFSVE, from the coding sequence ATGTTTATTAATGGAGCGTATTTTCTTGAAGAGAATAAGAGAGTAGTAGATGAGTTAAATGTTTTTCCTGTTCCTGATGGAGATACAGGAACTAATATGTCTCTTACCATGAATGCTGCAGTAAAAGAAGTAGAAGCAGTATCTAATACTATTGATGATGTGGTAGAGGCTGTAGCTAATGGATCTTTAATGGGAGCACGAGGTAACTCTGGAGTGATTTTATCACAATTATTTAGAGGTTTTGCTAAAAGTTGCAAAGGAAAAAACAAACTAACGACAGTTGATTTAGCACATGCTTTTATCAGTGCTTCAGATACTGCTTATAAAGCTGTAATGAAACCTATAGAAGGCACAATACTAACAATTGCTAGGGAAATAGGTGAAAAAGCAGTTGAAATAGCAAGAGAACAACAATATGTTGATACATTTTTGCAAACACTTATCATACATGCAGAAAAGGCTTTAAATAAAACTCCGTCTATATTAAAAGTTTTAAAAGAAGCGGGTGTTGTCGATGCTGGAGGTAAAGGACTTATATTTATTTTAAAAGGTTTTTACAAAGCAATTACAGGTATTGATAAAAGTATTCAATTATCAGAGAATATTAATATTGAAGATAAAAATTTAGAAGATTTTACTGATATTACTTTTGGGTATTGTACAGAATTTATTATTAAGGGGAGCAATATTGATCTTGAAGAGATAAAGGAGAAAATAAAAGATTTTGGAGATTGCATGCTAGTAGTAGGTGATGAGAGATTAGCTAAAGTACATATTCATACAAACAATCCAGGTATTATTATTGAAAGTGGATTAAAATTTGGAGAACTTACCAATATAAAAATTGATAATATGAGGCAACAACACCAAAATAAAGTTTTCGAAGTGATAGATGAAAAAATCAAAACTGAAATGAAAGAATATGGAATGATTGCAGTTGCAAAGGGAGAAGGATTAATTGATATTTTTAAAGACTTAAATGTTGATGAGATTATTTCTGGTGGACAAACTATGAATCCAAGTACACAAGATATAAAAAAAGCTATAGATCTTGTTCAAGCTAAAAATATTTTTATTTTTCCTAATAATAGTAATATAATACTAGCAGCAAATCAAGCAAAGGAATTAAGTGATAAAAATATTATTGTTATTCCATCTAAAACAATACCGCAGGGAATTTCATCTATTTTAGCTTATAATGAAGATTTAAGTATAGATGAGAATATAGAATTTATGATGGAAGCATTAAAAAATGTAAAAACAGGTCAAATTACTTATTCTGTAAGAGATACAAAAATGAACGATATGGATATAAAAGAAGGAGATATTTTAGGTATAATAGATGGAGATATAGAGGTGGTATGTAATGATGTAGAAGATGCAGCTTATAAACTTTTAGAAAGTATGATTGATGAAGGTGATGAAATTTTAACTATTTTTTATGGTAAGGAAAGTGATAAACAAAAGGCATCTAATCTTGCTAAGAGAATAGAGGTTCTTTATACGGATATAGACGTTGAAGTTTATTATGGGGGGCAACCACTTTATTATTATATTTTCTCTGTAGAATAG
- the coaD gene encoding pantetheine-phosphate adenylyltransferase, giving the protein MKTAVCPGSFDPVTNGHLDIIKRTSKMVDKVIVAVLYNPSKNPLFSVEERIELLREVTKDIQNIEIDCFSGLLVDYVNQKNIDVIVKGLRAVSDFEYEFQMALMNKKLNSEVETIFMMTSSEYSYLSSSIIKETCKFKGCIDGLVPDPVKKALLKKYK; this is encoded by the coding sequence ATGAAAACAGCAGTATGTCCCGGAAGTTTTGACCCAGTTACAAATGGACATTTAGATATAATAAAGAGAACTTCAAAAATGGTGGATAAGGTTATTGTAGCAGTTCTTTATAATCCAAGTAAAAATCCTCTTTTTAGTGTTGAAGAAAGGATAGAATTGCTAAGAGAAGTTACAAAAGATATACAGAATATTGAAATTGATTGTTTTTCAGGATTGTTAGTTGATTATGTAAATCAAAAAAATATAGATGTAATTGTTAAGGGATTAAGAGCAGTTTCTGATTTTGAATATGAATTTCAAATGGCACTGATGAACAAAAAATTAAATTCTGAAGTTGAAACAATTTTTATGATGACAAGTAGTGAGTATTCATATCTTAGTTCAAGTATAATAAAGGAGACATGTAAATTTAAAGGATGTATTGATGGATTGGTTCCTGATCCGGTAAAAAAGGCTTTGTTGAAAAAGTATAAATAG
- the rsmD gene encoding 16S rRNA (guanine(966)-N(2))-methyltransferase RsmD — translation MRVIAGSSKGMRLKAPKGLDTRPTTDRVKEAIFSMINPYIMDSIILDLFAGTGSLGIEALSRGAEKAYFVDNNKNSIKIIKENVEHTGVKEKSTILFGDVQKLIKELASNRIRFDIIFMDPPYLKGLIIPSIDIIDAENVLNKEGIIVVEHDFKDILPKCVGRFIKLKEKKYGKTLISIYSEEE, via the coding sequence GTGAGAGTAATTGCAGGTTCATCAAAAGGTATGAGATTAAAAGCACCAAAAGGATTAGATACGAGACCAACTACAGATAGAGTAAAAGAAGCTATTTTTAGCATGATAAATCCATATATTATGGATAGTATTATATTAGATCTTTTTGCAGGAACTGGTAGTTTAGGTATTGAAGCTTTGAGTAGAGGAGCAGAGAAAGCCTATTTTGTAGATAATAATAAAAATAGTATAAAAATAATAAAAGAAAATGTTGAGCATACAGGGGTTAAAGAAAAAAGCACAATATTATTTGGTGATGTACAAAAGCTAATCAAGGAATTGGCTTCAAATAGAATTAGGTTTGACATTATATTTATGGATCCACCTTACTTGAAGGGACTAATTATACCGTCTATTGATATTATCGATGCTGAAAATGTATTGAATAAGGAAGGGATAATTGTAGTAGAACATGATTTTAAAGATATATTACCTAAATGTGTAGGGAGATTTATAAAATTAAAAGAAAAAAAATATGGAAAGACATTAATATCTATTTATTCAGAGGAGGAATAA
- the recG gene encoding ATP-dependent DNA helicase RecG produces MNDLKQSIQYIKGVGPKRLKHLEKMGIYNIEDFIYSFPREYEDRSNIKKIIDVKDNEKVTLNVTVFGKVQEKLSKKGLKIYKLPVRDSTGIAYAIFYNAHFVKSIFKVGQMINLYGKTKRNFGEIQILHPNYEFVENDLTNTPSSIIPIYTLTNGLTQKDMRNLGKNILNLYGNLIQEYIPNDICKRNRLCDIQYALWNIHFPTSLKALKIAKFRLVFEELFILQLGLWLIKNKLNNNIDGITFHKKKEIDKFIKSLPFQLTKAQIRVLREIERDMESNKVMNRLVQGDVGSGKTIIAIIALYKTILNGYQGVLMAPTEILAEQHFESSKELLLPLGIKIELLSGSIPKKKKEDILKRLKDGDIDIVIGTHALIQENVHFKKLGLVITDEQHRFGVRQRSLLSNKGLNPDVLVMTATPIPRTLALILYGDLDISIIDELPPGRKKVKTYCIDEKKRKKVYDFVKKEIESGRQVYVVAPLVEESENIDARSALDIYIELKENYLNNYKIGLLHGKMKSYEKDQIMEEFKTGKIQVLVATTVIEVGVNVPNASVMIIENSERFGLAQLHQLRGRVGRGKYQSYCILINYGKSAISKERMKIMEESSNGFVIAEKDLELRGPGEFFGTKQHGLPELKIANLFKHVRILQKVQKEAEILLKEDKNLSLEKNIFLKKRIIDKFGSKIEQLSL; encoded by the coding sequence ATGAATGATTTAAAGCAATCTATTCAGTATATAAAAGGTGTTGGACCGAAAAGATTGAAACATTTAGAAAAAATGGGGATTTATAATATTGAGGATTTTATATATTCATTTCCAAGAGAATATGAAGATAGAAGTAATATAAAAAAAATTATAGATGTTAAAGATAATGAAAAAGTTACTTTAAATGTTACTGTATTTGGAAAAGTTCAGGAAAAATTATCTAAAAAAGGGTTAAAAATTTATAAACTTCCTGTTAGAGATAGTACTGGGATAGCTTATGCAATATTTTATAATGCACATTTTGTAAAAAGTATCTTTAAGGTTGGACAAATGATTAATCTATATGGAAAAACAAAGAGGAATTTTGGAGAAATACAAATATTGCATCCGAATTATGAGTTTGTAGAGAATGATTTAACAAATACTCCTAGTAGTATTATTCCTATTTATACTCTTACTAATGGTTTGACACAAAAGGATATGCGAAACTTAGGAAAAAATATTTTGAACCTATATGGGAATTTGATTCAAGAATATATTCCTAATGATATTTGTAAAAGAAATAGACTTTGTGATATTCAATATGCTTTATGGAATATTCATTTTCCAACATCATTAAAAGCGTTGAAAATTGCAAAATTCAGATTAGTTTTTGAAGAATTATTTATTTTGCAATTAGGTTTATGGTTAATTAAGAATAAATTAAACAATAATATAGATGGAATTACTTTTCATAAAAAAAAGGAGATTGATAAATTTATTAAGTCTTTGCCATTTCAATTAACAAAAGCACAAATAAGAGTATTAAGAGAAATAGAAAGAGATATGGAAAGTAATAAGGTGATGAATAGGCTTGTTCAAGGTGATGTTGGATCAGGAAAAACAATTATTGCTATAATAGCATTATACAAAACTATTTTAAACGGATATCAAGGTGTATTAATGGCACCAACTGAAATATTGGCAGAACAACATTTTGAATCATCTAAAGAATTATTATTACCTTTAGGAATAAAAATAGAGTTATTATCTGGAAGTATTCCTAAAAAGAAAAAGGAAGATATATTAAAAAGACTAAAAGATGGAGATATAGATATTGTTATAGGAACTCATGCATTAATTCAAGAAAATGTACATTTTAAAAAACTAGGACTTGTTATTACTGATGAACAGCATAGATTTGGAGTAAGGCAGAGGAGTTTATTATCAAATAAAGGATTAAATCCTGACGTTTTAGTAATGACTGCGACACCTATACCCAGAACGCTTGCTTTAATTCTTTATGGAGATTTAGATATTTCTATAATAGATGAATTGCCTCCTGGAAGAAAAAAGGTGAAGACGTATTGTATAGACGAAAAAAAAAGAAAGAAAGTATATGATTTTGTAAAAAAGGAAATAGAATCTGGTAGACAAGTATATGTTGTTGCTCCTTTAGTAGAGGAATCAGAAAATATAGATGCTAGATCTGCATTAGATATTTATATTGAATTAAAAGAAAATTACTTAAATAACTATAAAATTGGATTATTGCATGGAAAAATGAAATCCTATGAAAAAGATCAAATAATGGAAGAATTTAAGACAGGAAAGATACAAGTTTTAGTAGCTACTACTGTAATTGAAGTGGGAGTGAATGTGCCGAATGCATCCGTTATGATTATAGAAAATAGTGAGCGTTTTGGATTAGCACAACTACATCAATTGAGAGGAAGAGTGGGTAGAGGAAAGTATCAATCTTATTGTATTTTAATCAATTATGGTAAAAGTGCAATATCAAAAGAGAGAATGAAAATTATGGAAGAAAGTAGTAATGGCTTTGTTATTGCTGAGAAGGATTTAGAATTAAGAGGGCCAGGGGAATTTTTTGGAACAAAGCAGCATGGTTTGCCAGAACTTAAAATTGCCAATCTATTTAAGCATGTACGTATACTACAGAAAGTACAGAAAGAAGCTGAGATACTCTTAAAGGAAGATAAAAATTTGTCATTAGAAAAGAATATATTTCTGAAAAAAAGGATTATAGATAAATTTGGTAGTAAAATTGAACAATTAAGTCTTTAA
- a CDS encoding Stp1/IreP family PP2C-type Ser/Thr phosphatase, translating into MEIGAYSHKGKVREINEDAYYISKGDLNLFIVADGMGGHNAGEVASNIAINSIKEFMEIHIDQFLDKDEEKVCEFLKKATFEANKNIFKKAISEKECQGMGTTLTVVLILSKVYIAHVGDSRAYLIHNNNISQITQDHSLVAELLRNGSITENEAKIHPQRNMITRALGTEENIIIDIYTLDFNSDDIIFLCTDGLSNLIETDEIKRTLIDCDNMQHACVHLVELANERGGYDNITVIAIKNRYKEESR; encoded by the coding sequence ATGGAAATCGGAGCTTATTCTCATAAGGGGAAAGTTAGGGAAATAAACGAAGATGCATATTATATATCAAAAGGAGATTTAAATTTATTTATAGTGGCTGACGGAATGGGTGGGCATAATGCTGGAGAAGTTGCAAGTAATATAGCGATTAATTCTATCAAAGAATTTATGGAAATTCATATAGATCAGTTTTTGGATAAAGATGAAGAAAAGGTTTGTGAATTTTTAAAGAAAGCAACGTTTGAAGCTAATAAAAATATTTTTAAAAAAGCTATAAGCGAAAAAGAATGTCAAGGAATGGGTACCACATTAACAGTAGTACTTATTTTATCAAAAGTATATATAGCACATGTAGGGGATAGTAGAGCCTATCTGATACATAACAATAACATATCTCAAATTACACAAGATCATTCCCTTGTGGCAGAACTTTTAAGAAATGGAAGTATTACTGAAAATGAGGCTAAGATTCATCCACAAAGAAATATGATAACACGTGCATTAGGGACTGAAGAAAATATAATAATAGATATCTATACTTTAGATTTTAATTCAGATGATATTATTTTTTTATGTACAGATGGTTTATCTAATTTAATAGAAACAGATGAAATAAAGAGGACATTAATAGATTGTGATAATATGCAGCATGCATGTGTACATCTAGTAGAATTAGCGAATGAAAGAGGAGGATATGATAATATTACAGTTATTGCGATTAAAAATAGATATAAGGAAGAATCGAGGTGA
- a CDS encoding Asp23/Gls24 family envelope stress response protein — translation MVARLDNKLGSIFIDNEVLGSIAGISAMECYGLVDMSKKSTASGLAELLKRENVSKGVKIRTEKDEIIIDLYVVVEFGTKISTVAKNIIDKVKYNIETITGLKVKQVNINVQGVRVGK, via the coding sequence ATGGTAGCTAGATTAGATAATAAACTAGGAAGTATTTTTATAGATAATGAGGTTTTAGGATCTATTGCAGGTATATCAGCTATGGAATGTTATGGATTAGTTGATATGTCAAAAAAGTCAACAGCTAGTGGTTTAGCTGAGTTACTTAAACGTGAAAATGTAAGTAAAGGAGTAAAAATAAGAACAGAAAAAGATGAAATTATTATTGATTTATATGTAGTTGTTGAGTTTGGAACAAAAATATCTACTGTTGCAAAAAATATCATAGATAAAGTAAAATATAATATTGAAACAATAACAGGGTTGAAAGTCAAACAAGTAAATATCAATGTACAAGGGGTTAGAGTGGGAAAGTAG
- the rsgA gene encoding ribosome small subunit-dependent GTPase A, with amino-acid sequence MIDGIITKGIGGFYYVKTDEVIYECRARGKFRKEQITPLVGDKVKITIDSSTKQGVIEEIIKRDTEFIRPPVANVNQAIIVFAVKKPDPNLVLLDRFLVMAENEDVDVVVCFNKIDLDEKYLLELKKIYTCAGYPVVSTSVKNKIGIDTFKDILRDKITVFAGPSGVGKSSLLNETQPNLALKTGEISEKNKRGKHTTRHVELLELDFGGWVLDTPGFSSLNLDFIEEDQLQFLFREFVPYIGSCKFSGCKHLNEPKCAIKEAVLHNTINKSRYESYIQLLKEINQKRRY; translated from the coding sequence ATGATTGATGGTATTATTACAAAAGGAATAGGAGGATTTTATTACGTTAAAACGGATGAGGTCATATATGAATGTAGAGCAAGAGGAAAGTTTAGAAAAGAACAAATAACGCCTTTGGTAGGGGATAAGGTAAAGATTACCATTGATTCTTCAACGAAACAAGGTGTTATTGAAGAAATAATTAAGAGAGATACAGAGTTTATTCGGCCTCCAGTTGCAAATGTAAATCAAGCAATTATCGTTTTTGCAGTAAAAAAACCTGATCCAAATCTCGTATTGTTAGATAGATTTCTGGTTATGGCAGAAAATGAAGATGTAGATGTAGTTGTTTGCTTTAATAAAATAGATTTAGATGAAAAATATTTATTGGAGTTGAAAAAGATCTATACCTGTGCAGGATATCCTGTAGTTAGTACAAGTGTAAAAAATAAAATAGGAATAGACACATTTAAAGATATATTAAGAGATAAGATAACAGTTTTTGCAGGACCATCTGGAGTAGGGAAATCTTCTCTTTTAAATGAAACACAACCAAATCTTGCTCTAAAAACTGGAGAAATTAGTGAGAAAAATAAAAGAGGAAAACATACTACTAGACATGTTGAACTATTAGAATTAGATTTTGGAGGATGGGTGTTAGATACACCAGGTTTTAGTTCTTTAAATTTGGATTTTATTGAAGAAGATCAATTACAATTCTTATTTAGAGAATTTGTACCATATATAGGAAGTTGTAAATTTAGTGGATGTAAACATTTAAATGAACCTAAATGTGCAATAAAAGAAGCTGTATTACACAATACAATTAACAAATCAAGATATGAAAGCTATATTCAGTTACTAAAAGAAATAAATCAAAAGAGGAGGTACTAA
- the rpmB gene encoding 50S ribosomal protein L28, translating to MSRTCDVCGKGKISGNSVSHSNRHSRRTWGANIKKVKAIVDGSPKRINVCTRCLRSNKVERAI from the coding sequence ATGTCAAGAACATGCGACGTATGTGGAAAAGGCAAAATATCAGGTAATTCTGTAAGTCACTCTAATCGTCATTCAAGAAGAACTTGGGGAGCAAACATTAAGAAAGTAAAAGCTATTGTAGACGGTTCTCCAAAAAGAATCAACGTTTGCACTAGATGTCTTCGTTCTAATAAGGTTGAAAGAGCTATATAG
- a CDS encoding alpha/beta-type small acid-soluble spore protein, with protein sequence MPNTNSKVVPEAKAALNQMKFEIANELGLSNYQTIDKGNLTARQNGYVGGYMTKRLVEMAERQMSGK encoded by the coding sequence ATGCCAAATACAAATAGTAAAGTTGTTCCTGAAGCAAAAGCTGCATTAAATCAAATGAAATTTGAAATTGCAAATGAATTAGGATTAAGTAATTATCAAACAATTGATAAAGGAAATTTAACTGCTAGACAAAATGGTTATGTAGGAGGATACATGACTAAGAGATTAGTTGAAATGGCTGAAAGACAAATGTCTGGTAAATAA
- a CDS encoding thiamine diphosphokinase, with protein sequence MKFIVVSNGNICDFSLIRKVIDKDAIIICADGGARYLFKMNILPHVIIGDLDSLDEELKDFFKKKNVDFYKFPQKKDYTDTELAIEYALSKGATEIIFLGAIGSRMDHTIANITLLLPLVKKGIKAKVIDDYNEIVIVNKDLKIKGEIGEILSIIPISEKVEGITLKGLEYPLNDATISMGETIGISNRFIETQAKISIKKGNILVIKARD encoded by the coding sequence ATGAAATTTATTGTTGTATCTAATGGAAACATTTGTGATTTTAGTTTAATAAGAAAAGTAATAGATAAAGATGCTATTATTATTTGTGCTGATGGAGGGGCAAGGTATTTATTTAAGATGAACATATTGCCTCATGTTATTATTGGGGATTTAGATTCACTTGATGAAGAATTAAAAGATTTTTTTAAAAAGAAGAATGTAGATTTTTATAAATTCCCCCAAAAAAAAGATTATACAGATACTGAATTAGCTATAGAGTATGCTTTGAGTAAAGGTGCTACAGAAATAATTTTTTTAGGAGCAATAGGGAGTAGAATGGATCATACTATTGCAAATATTACATTGTTATTACCTTTAGTGAAAAAAGGAATAAAAGCAAAAGTTATTGATGATTATAATGAAATTGTGATTGTCAATAAAGATTTGAAAATAAAAGGTGAGATTGGAGAAATATTATCTATTATTCCAATATCAGAGAAAGTTGAAGGGATTACTTTAAAAGGATTAGAATATCCGCTAAATGATGCTACTATATCAATGGGAGAAACTATTGGTATAAGTAATAGATTTATAGAAACACAAGCTAAAATATCTATTAAAAAAGGTAATATTTTAGTGATAAAAGCAAGAGATTAA